In Porites lutea chromosome 1, jaPorLute2.1, whole genome shotgun sequence, a single genomic region encodes these proteins:
- the LOC140929099 gene encoding uncharacterized protein KIAA1958-like: MRVWCSWAKSRQINESIQTIAPATLDGVLQKFYLEVRKQDGSEYEPDSLKVMQAALERYLSTQKYPYSLINSLEFSSSRAVLEAKAKQLRMNGYGKRKNRALPYNSAEEESFWSSGLLGDHDGVTLTNVNFKNLSEHFGFRGRQDHYDAYVQD, encoded by the coding sequence ATGAGAGTTTGGTGTTCCTGGGCAAAGTCACGTCAAATCAACGAGAGTATACAAACAATTGCGCCCGCAACTTTAGACGGAGTCCTCCAAAAATTTTATCTGGAAGTGAGAAAGCAAGACGGCTCAGAGTATGAACCGGACTCACTTAAAGTTATGCAAGCGGCCCTGGAACGGTACCTATCCACCCAGAAATATCCATACAGTCTGATAAATAGTCTGGAGTTCTCATCTTCAAGGGCTGTTCTTgaagcaaaagcaaaacaactacGAATGAATGGTTACGGCAAGAGAAAGAATCGCGCCTTGCCGTACAACTCTGCCGAAGAAGAGTCCTTCTGGTCAAGTGGTCTGTTAGGCGACCACGATGGAGTGACTCTCACAAACGTTAacttcaaaaatttgtccgaGCACTTCGGATTTCGTGGCCGTCAAGACCATTACGACGCCTACGTACAAGATTGA
- the LOC140929107 gene encoding SCAN domain-containing protein 3-like, giving the protein MEKKLASIYLDPSQPASFGGLDAVYRAVKEKGKNKISRKQVRDWLSQQDVYTLHKPARRRYKRSRVIVFGIDEQFQADLVDLQNLSRYNKGYKYLLTCIDIFSKYAFVLPLKTKQGQELVKAFQKILSTSRKPIKLQTDKGTEFKNLVFQKFLRDNNIAFFTVNSGLKASVVERFNGTFKNKMYKYFTAKNTLTYINVLPQLVSSYNNTYHRSIKMKPSQVTKANEAKVWDTLYGDDVQKPVRYKFQRMARQVPVYKLKDDAGEILDGTFYEPELQKIIKNDDVYRVEKILRKRKRKGVVEYLVRWKGYKDPKFDSWVQERDILKL; this is encoded by the exons ATGGAGAAAAAACTAGCCAGCATCTACCTCGACCCAAGTCAACCCGCAAGTTTCGGTGGTTTAGATGCTGTTTACAGAGCAgtcaaagagaaaggaaagaacaagataTCGCGTAAACAAGTCCGAGATTGGTTGAGTCAGCAAGATGTTTATACTCTTCACAAACCCGCGCGAAGACGCTACAAGAGAAGTCGAGTCATCGTTTTTGGAATAGATGAACAATTTCAAGCCGATTTGGTCGACCTGCAAAATCTCAGTCGCTACAACAAGGGCTATAAATACTTACTGACTTGTATAGATATCTTCAGCAAGTACGCGTTTGTGTTACCGTTGAAGACAAAACAAGGTCAGGAACTGGTCAAAGCCTTTCAAAAGATCCTTTCTACTAGTCGCAAACCCATCAAACTGCAAACAGATAAAGGAACAGAGTTCAAGAATCTCGTGTTCCAGAAATTTCTGCGTGATAACAACATTGCCTTTTTCACTGTTAACTCTGGGCTCAAAGCCTCAGTGGTTGAGCGTTTTAACGGAACATTTAAGAATAAGATGTACAAATATTTCACGGCCAAAAACACTCTCACCTATATCAATGTATTACCCCAGTTAGTGTCTTCTTACAATAACACTTACCACcgaagtattaaaatgaaaccgAGTCAGGTGACTAAAGCGAATGAAGCTAAAGTGTGGGATACTTTGTATGGGGATGATGTTCAAAAGCCTGTGCGATATAAATTTCAA CGAATGGCTCGTCAAGTACCCGTTTATAAACTAAAAGATGATGCAGGTGAAATCTTAGATGGAACATTTTATGAACCcgaattacagaaaattattaAGAACGATGATGTGTACCGCGTCGAGAAGATTTTGCGGAAGAGAAAGCGTAAAGGCGTAGTAGAGTATCTGGTGAGATGGAAAGGATACAAAGATCCAAAATTTGATTCTTGGGTTCAAGAAagagatattttgaaattgtaa
- the LOC140929115 gene encoding uncharacterized protein F54H12.2-like, whose protein sequence is MAFVHHESQECTKSELDLFTIPATQTSISKGQWIEYHPISNITDSGPIEFYVSGTGDEYLDLARTQLFVKAKITKANRTAIDADTQVGPVNLFLHSLFSQVDVSLNERLISPSTNTYPYRAMIETLLNYGEEAKTSQLSMAMFYKDTPGKVDVANPVAADDAANKGLKVRYDFTKESHIVDMMGPIHSDIFLQDRLMLNGVNLRIKLNRAKNSFCLMSSAAAPTFKVVITEAILFVRRVKLASSIILGHAAALKHSSAKYPVRRIDCKVLSIPRGFSSFNPDNIFLGHIPKRIVLVLVDTQAYNGTYNTNPFNFKHHNLTQVGVYVDGEQIPRKPLFLNFDEARGQNVIAGYQSLFSGTGKLSQDAGNQISRSDYGSGYTAFCFDLSPDHCSGDHFELIKQGNLRAELHFKEPLANTVNLIVYAEFQNVIEIDGNRNVLFDYTN, encoded by the coding sequence ATGGCCTTTGTGCATCACGAGTCTCAGGAATGTACGAAATCAGAGTTGGATCTCTTTACGATTCCTGCAACACAAACCTCTATCTCCAAAGGGCAATGGATCGAGTACCACCCCATAAGTAACATCACGGACAGTGGTCCGATCGAATTTTATGTTTCGGGAACCGGAGATGAGTATTTGGACTTGGCACGTACTCAGTTATTTGTTAAAGCCAAGATCACAAAAGCAAATAGAACCGCCATAGACGCCGATACACAAGTAGGTCCCGTGAACCTGTTTTTACATTCCCTGTTTTCCCAAGTGGACGTTTCCTTAAACGAGCGATTGATCTCTCCATCCACCAATACCTACCCTTATCGCGCCATGATCGAAACCTTGCTAAACTACGgagaagaagcaaaaacaagtcaactttCTATGGCCATGTTTTACAAAGATACCCCTGGAAAAGTGGATGTTGCCAACCCTGTGGCTGCAGACGATGCTGcaaacaaggggttaaaggttCGCTATGATTTCACTAAAGAAAGTCATATTGTGGATATGATGGGGCCCATTCATAGCGACATTTTCTTACAAGACCGGTTGATGCTAAATGGAGTGAATTTAAGAATCAAACTGAACCGAGCCAAGAACTCGTTTTGTCTAATGTCATCAGCAGCCGCTCCAACTTTCAAGGTGGTAATCACAGAAGCCATCTTGTTCGTTCGCCGGGTGAAATTGGCCTCCTCTATTATACTTGGCCATGCGGCTGCACTAAAACACTCCAGCGCCAAGTACCCGGTTCGCCGAATCGATTGTAAAGTGCTGTCTATTCCAAGAGGATTTAGCAGTTTTAACCCCGACAACATCTTTTTGGGTCACATTCCTAAACGAATCGTGTTGGTCTTAGTGGATACTCAGGCATATAATGGAACTTACAATACCAACCCGTTCAACTTCAAACACCACAATCTAACTCAAGTGGGTGTCTATGTGGACGGAGAGCAAATTCCTCGGAAACCCCTGTTCTTGAATTTTGACGAAGCTAGAGGTCAAAATGTAATAGCGGGCTATCAAAGCCTGTTCTCAGGCACTGGAAAGCTATCCCAAGATGCGGGTAATCAAATCAGTAGAAGCGATTATGGCTCTGGTTACACAGCATTCTGCTTTGACTTGTCCCCAGACCACTGCTCAGGTGACCATTTTGAGCTAATAAAGCAAGGTAACCTGCGCGCTGAGCTTCATTTCAAGGAACCACTGGCCAATACGGTTAACCTTATCGTGTACGCTGAATTCCAAAACGTGATTGAAATTGACGGGAACCGCAACGTGTTATTCGACTACACAAACTAA